ATGTAATTTTTATTACTATATATCCCGCTCGTCAAAGACCCGCTTCGACTTCTTCTCGCTGCGGGGCAGCTCGCCAATAGCCAGGACCTCCGCCTCGATCAGGACGCCGATCTTTTTCTTGAATTCCAGGCAGATTCCTTCGGCCACCGCCCAGGGGTCCGCGCCACGCTCGCCTTCGACCCGCAGCAGCATCCGGTCGCGGCTGTCGTGCCGGGTCAGCCGGACCTGATACTCGCTGCTGGCGCCGGGGACCGCCCGCAACACATCCTCGATCTGGCCCGGATAGATGTTGACGCCCTTGATCTTGATCATATCGTCGCTTCGGCCCAGAATCCGGTCGATTCGCGGGTAAACGCTGCCGCACGGGCACCGGCCCGGGATGATCCGGGTCAGATCGCGGGTGCGGTAGCGCAACAACGGCGCGCCTTCCTTGAATAGGGTGGTGATGACCAGCTCGCCCAGCTCGCCGTCGGGCAACACCGTCCCGGTCAGCGGATCGATGATCTCAAAGTAAAGGAAATCGGACCAGTAATGCATCCCCTGATGGCAATGGCAGTCAATGCCGATGCCCGGCCCGTACACCTCGGTCAAACCATAAATGTCGTAGCTGAGGATTCCCAGCTCGCGCTCGATCCGGGCCCGCATCTTCTCGCCCCAGCGCTCGGAACCCATGATCCCCACCCGCAGCTTGATCTG
The window above is part of the Hydrogenispora ethanolica genome. Proteins encoded here:
- a CDS encoding phenylacetate--CoA ligase family protein; this encodes MMNKVVSEAFSDLHNGEYLRLAGRTDEFLDHSLRKLVDRLAYHSPLYQRKFAAAGVNPAHFGGLSDLARLPFTEKEELREVYPLGLQAVPDREVVRIHSSSGTTGKPVIIPYTAKDVRDWAEMFARCFAMAGVDREDRVQITPGYGLWTAGIGFQAGVERLGAMAIPMGPGNTDKQLQMMVDLQATVLCSTSSYALLLAEEIEKRKLRDQIKLRVGIMGSERWGEKMRARIERELGILSYDIYGLTEVYGPGIGIDCHCHQGMHYWSDFLYFEIIDPLTGTVLPDGELGELVITTLFKEGAPLLRYRTRDLTRIIPGRCPCGSVYPRIDRILGRSDDMIKIKGVNIYPGQIEDVLRAVPGASSEYQVRLTRHDSRDRMLLRVEGERGADPWAVAEGICLEFKKKIGVLIEAEVLAIGELPRSEKKSKRVFDERDI